Proteins encoded by one window of Culicoides brevitarsis isolate CSIRO-B50_1 chromosome 2, AGI_CSIRO_Cbre_v1, whole genome shotgun sequence:
- the LOC134832840 gene encoding proton-coupled amino acid transporter-like protein CG1139 yields MANSPKVNNSINHEQSSVSSLSEQKETIMIRTNFSKNSTFKINTENEEDFNNQLEKEFSTKDCNNSSEMNVTGELHFKHKTSYVETLMHLFKGNVGTGIFAMGDAFRNGGLLVSPCLTIFLGLICTYNMHILINCSRHIQEKCKLNTSLDYAETVAKCFENGPHKLQKYSKFMHQLVNLFLCITQLGFCCVYFVFVGSNVQQIFEYFGIYLSVQILMLIFLIPIWIPCLITNLKYLVPFSTVANVCMISGLAFVIFYSVQDLPSVKDRELFSSYEQLPLFFGTAIFAFEGIGLVLPLKNQMKKQENFDRLWGVLNIGMVCVISMYTGIGFLGYLKYGDDTAGSLTLNLPKNEILSLLVKSSISAAIMLTYPLQFFIAIQIMWPTVVKYCSISKHLIFKEMAFRTTFVLLTFCIAEAVPNLGMFISLVGALCGAGLALVFPPVCEFVIAYSRQQKGLSLSKFVINLMILLVGMLGFATGTYESLRGIFNEFSAK; encoded by the exons ATGGCAAACAGTCCGAAAgtcaataattcaataaaccaCGAACAAAGTTCAGTTTCTTCCTTATCGGAACAGAAAGAAACCATTATGATAcgaactaatttttcaaaaaattcaacatttaaaattaatactgaaaatgaagaagactTCAATAATCAATTGGAAAAGGAATTTAGTACAAAGGATTGTAATAACTCATCAGAAATGAACGTAACCGGTGAACTTCATTTTAAGCATAAAACCTC ATATGTAGAAACTTTGATGCAcctttttaaaggaaatgttGGAACTGGTATTTTCGCAATGGGTGACGCTTTTCGTAATGGGGGCCTTTTAGTTTCCCCGTGTTTAACCATTTTCTTGGGATTAATTTGTACATATAATATGCATATTTTG atTAATTGTTCAAGGCATATCCAGGAGAAGTGTAAATTGAACACTTCTTTAGATTACGCAGAAACAGTtgcaaaatgttttgaaaatggTCCtcataaacttcaaaaatactcaaaatttaTGCATCAACTTGTAAACTTGTTTCTCTGTATAACTCAGCTAGGGTTTTgttgtgtttattttgtttttgtcggatcaaatgttcaacaaattttcgagtATTTTGGAATCTATCTTTCTGTTCAAATATTAAtgctcatatttttaattccaatATGGATACCGTGCCtcataacaaatttaaaatatcttgTACCTTTTTCAACAGTTGCAAACGTTTGCATGATCAGTGGCTTAGCGTTTGTCATATTTTACTCAGTACAAGATTTACCGAGTGTGAAAGATAGGGagcttttttcttcgtatgagcaacttcctttattttttggaacagCTATATTTGCTTTTGAGGGAATAGGTTTAGTCCTGCccctaaaaaatcaaatgaaaaaacaagaaaacttCGATCGTCTTTGGGGAGTTCTTAACATTGGCATGGTTTGTGTAATATCCATGTATACAGGAATAGGTTTTTTaggttatttaaaatatggaGATGATACTGCTGGTAGTTTGACtttaaatttaccaaaaaatgaaat tCTTTCACTTCTTGTTAAATCATCTATTTCTGCGGCCATCATGTTAACATATccgttgcaattttttattgcaatacaAATAATGTGGCCAACAGTTGTAAAATACtgcagtatttcaaaacatttgatttttaaagagatgGCGTTCAGAACTACATTTGTATTATTGACAT TTTGTATTGCTGAAGCCGTGCCAAATTTAGGAATGTTTATCTCTTTGGTTGGAGCTCTTTGTGGTGCAGGTTTGGCTTTAGTTTTTCCCCCTGTGTGCGAATTCGTAATCGCTTATTCACGCCAACAAAAAGGACTATCATTATCAaagtttgtaataaatttgatgattctttTGGTTGGAATGTTGGGATTTGCTACTGGTACTTATGAAAGTCTCAGAGGAATCTTTAATGAGTTTTCAGCAAAATAA